One window of Corallococcus caeni genomic DNA carries:
- a CDS encoding endonuclease/exonuclease/phosphatase family protein codes for MESYPDAAGPRYSGDHRPVAPVAVAAPSSVTVVTFNLAFAEHVTEAITALSRPPLAQADVITMQEMDAPSVERIARELGLAYVYYPASVAKDGDDFGNAVLSRWPITADAKINLPHDDPYHQQHRIAVAATLDIQGTPLQVVSVHGATPIVGLGARLEQAETVLHAVEGAAPLQVIAGDFNTSDPGSLTQTVKLFTDAGFQWASEGVGDTVDSIIGGLPLDSVFVRGLSPVERGVDPLPAGSDHQPVWVRFAWP; via the coding sequence ATGGAGAGCTACCCCGACGCGGCCGGACCTCGGTACAGCGGAGACCATCGCCCTGTCGCCCCCGTCGCGGTGGCGGCTCCCTCCTCGGTCACCGTCGTGACGTTCAACCTCGCCTTCGCCGAGCACGTCACCGAGGCGATCACGGCCCTGTCGCGCCCCCCGCTCGCGCAGGCGGATGTCATCACGATGCAGGAGATGGACGCGCCCTCCGTGGAGAGGATCGCGAGGGAGCTGGGGCTGGCCTACGTCTACTATCCCGCCTCCGTGGCGAAGGACGGCGACGACTTCGGGAACGCGGTGTTGAGCCGGTGGCCCATCACCGCGGACGCGAAGATCAACCTTCCCCACGACGACCCGTATCACCAGCAACACCGCATCGCCGTCGCCGCGACGCTGGACATCCAGGGGACGCCCCTCCAGGTGGTCTCCGTGCACGGCGCGACCCCCATCGTCGGGCTCGGCGCCCGGCTGGAGCAGGCGGAGACCGTCCTCCACGCGGTCGAAGGAGCGGCGCCCTTGCAGGTCATCGCCGGTGACTTCAACACCTCCGACCCGGGAAGCCTCACGCAGACCGTGAAGCTGTTCACGGACGCGGGCTTCCAGTGGGCCTCCGAAGGAGTGGGGGACACCGTGGACTCCATCATCGGCGGCCTGCCGCTCGACTCCGTCTTCGTGCGGGGGCTCTCGCCGGTGGAGCGCGGCGTGGACCCGCTCCCCGCCGGGAGCGACCACCAGCCGGTCTGGGTGCGCTTCGCATGGCCGTGA
- a CDS encoding TonB-dependent receptor, with the protein MSPNLKARSALAAASLLLASPVLAQAPQAADAPTAEAAAQAQPVMTKPPALLQQVEAPYPPEALAQGLTASVRLIITIAADGTVADVLPTEPVGHGFDEAAIAAVRQFRFSPAEVDGVPAPVQVEYVYHFTLAAPPEEAPGPEQVQAAPKATLTGQLISRGSRSRVAGATVRCGDDPEAPEALSDADGRFTLEVPPGECAVRVVASGFQLYQTKEQLQANETTEVNFFLAPTAGALETVVRSERPKKEVVRRTITRQEAQKTPGTFGDPIRVIQTLPGVARAPFISGQLLVRGSNPGQTATLMDGVSIPLLFHLLGGPSVVNAEFIDQLDFFPGGYGSQYGRAVGGIVEVGTRKGAADTFHGSVKVDLLDAGFFLEAPVTDGISVAAAARRSYVDTLLPLVLPKDEGSTLSVVPRYWDYQVRVDFGAKRDARSEAEAQAQAGGARSTGYVMAFGSDDQLRLVSSGPKTERDLSVDTHTLFHRIKGDWTYRKGALTSVFTPYVGYDGTSFKFGAAKQDGVGYTVGAREVLGLELSSALTVRTGLDLVYEHQAFDVEFPAPENFEYVAFPGAESVGELLVEKIGLGSFDGALFVEADLKVGRFTFTPGVRGNFQRAGDARNVALDPRLWVRFEATERTQLKGSLGLYSQPAETFRFITLPYGNPELAYQRAFQSSLGVEHRLTDVLNVDVTGFFNRRYDNIAAPGQLRSLPGGGVIQVPYSNQGIGRALGLEVMVKKQRASASDRWSGWLSYTFSQSLDGRTGPAPEQNGSDFGGGFGGNGDDTYGLSPFDQTHILTLVSNYVLGNGWELGGRFRYTTGRPTTPINHTFDLYQVDRNRFNGTYGPYASSRTSGFHQLDMRLDKSWQFQSWTLGVYLDVQNLYNAENVEFTFNDYRQRREYEVPGIPILPVVGVKGSF; encoded by the coding sequence ATGTCCCCGAACCTGAAAGCCCGAAGCGCGCTCGCCGCGGCCTCGCTCCTGCTGGCTTCTCCGGTGCTCGCGCAGGCACCGCAGGCTGCTGACGCGCCGACCGCCGAGGCGGCCGCGCAGGCCCAGCCCGTGATGACGAAGCCTCCGGCGCTGCTGCAGCAGGTGGAGGCCCCCTACCCGCCCGAAGCGCTCGCGCAGGGGCTCACCGCTTCCGTGCGCCTCATCATCACCATCGCCGCGGACGGCACCGTGGCGGACGTGCTGCCCACGGAGCCGGTGGGCCACGGCTTCGACGAGGCGGCCATCGCGGCGGTGCGCCAGTTCCGCTTCTCCCCCGCGGAGGTGGACGGCGTGCCCGCGCCCGTGCAGGTGGAGTACGTCTACCACTTCACCCTGGCCGCTCCGCCGGAAGAGGCCCCCGGGCCGGAGCAGGTCCAGGCGGCGCCGAAGGCCACGCTCACCGGCCAGCTCATCTCTCGCGGCAGCCGCTCGCGCGTGGCCGGCGCCACCGTGCGCTGCGGTGACGACCCGGAGGCCCCCGAGGCCCTCTCCGACGCGGACGGCCGCTTCACGCTCGAGGTGCCGCCCGGCGAGTGCGCGGTGCGCGTGGTGGCGTCCGGCTTCCAGCTCTACCAGACGAAGGAGCAGCTCCAGGCGAACGAGACGACGGAGGTGAACTTCTTCCTCGCCCCCACCGCGGGCGCGCTGGAGACGGTGGTGCGCTCCGAGCGGCCGAAGAAGGAGGTCGTGCGCCGGACCATCACGCGCCAGGAGGCGCAGAAGACGCCGGGCACCTTCGGCGACCCTATCCGCGTCATCCAGACCCTGCCGGGCGTGGCGCGCGCGCCCTTCATCTCCGGCCAGCTGCTGGTGCGCGGCTCCAACCCCGGCCAGACGGCGACGCTGATGGACGGGGTCAGCATCCCCCTCCTCTTCCACCTCCTCGGCGGCCCCTCGGTGGTGAACGCCGAGTTCATCGACCAGCTCGACTTCTTCCCGGGCGGCTACGGCAGCCAGTACGGCCGCGCGGTGGGCGGCATCGTGGAGGTCGGCACGCGCAAGGGCGCCGCGGACACGTTCCACGGCTCGGTGAAGGTGGACCTGCTGGACGCGGGCTTCTTCCTGGAGGCGCCCGTGACGGACGGCATCAGCGTGGCCGCCGCCGCGCGGCGCTCGTACGTCGACACGCTCCTGCCGCTCGTCCTCCCCAAGGACGAGGGCAGCACGCTGTCCGTGGTGCCGCGCTACTGGGACTACCAGGTGCGCGTGGACTTCGGCGCGAAGCGGGATGCCCGCTCGGAGGCCGAGGCCCAGGCCCAGGCGGGAGGCGCGCGCAGCACCGGCTACGTCATGGCCTTCGGCAGTGACGACCAGCTGCGCCTGGTGTCCTCCGGCCCCAAGACGGAGCGCGACCTGTCGGTGGACACGCACACCCTCTTCCACCGCATCAAGGGCGACTGGACGTACCGCAAGGGCGCGCTCACGTCCGTCTTCACGCCGTACGTGGGCTACGACGGCACCAGCTTCAAGTTCGGCGCCGCGAAGCAGGACGGCGTGGGCTACACGGTGGGCGCGCGCGAGGTGCTGGGCCTGGAGCTGTCCTCCGCGCTCACCGTCCGCACCGGCCTGGACCTCGTGTACGAGCACCAGGCCTTCGACGTGGAGTTCCCCGCCCCGGAGAACTTCGAGTACGTGGCCTTCCCCGGCGCCGAGTCCGTGGGCGAGCTGCTGGTGGAGAAGATCGGCCTGGGCTCCTTCGACGGCGCGCTCTTCGTGGAGGCGGACCTGAAGGTGGGGAGGTTCACCTTCACCCCCGGCGTGCGCGGCAACTTCCAGCGCGCGGGAGACGCCCGGAACGTGGCGCTGGATCCCCGGCTGTGGGTGCGCTTCGAGGCCACCGAGCGCACCCAGCTCAAGGGCTCGCTCGGCCTCTACAGCCAGCCGGCGGAGACGTTCCGCTTCATCACCCTGCCGTACGGCAACCCGGAGCTCGCCTACCAGCGCGCGTTCCAGAGCAGCCTCGGCGTGGAGCACCGGCTGACGGACGTGCTCAACGTGGACGTGACGGGCTTCTTCAACCGCCGCTACGACAACATCGCGGCGCCCGGGCAGCTCCGCTCGCTTCCGGGAGGCGGCGTCATCCAGGTGCCGTACTCCAACCAGGGCATCGGCCGCGCCCTGGGCCTGGAGGTGATGGTGAAGAAGCAGCGCGCGTCCGCGTCGGACCGGTGGTCCGGCTGGCTGTCCTACACCTTCAGCCAGTCCCTGGACGGACGCACGGGCCCCGCCCCGGAACAGAACGGCAGTGACTTCGGCGGAGGCTTTGGCGGCAACGGCGACGACACGTATGGCCTCAGCCCCTTCGACCAGACGCACATCCTCACGCTGGTGAGCAACTACGTGCTGGGCAACGGCTGGGAGCTGGGCGGGCGCTTCCGCTACACCACCGGCCGTCCGACGACGCCCATCAACCACACGTTCGACCTGTACCAGGTGGACCGCAACCGCTTCAACGGCACGTACGGCCCCTATGCCTCGTCGCGCACGTCCGGCTTCCACCAGCTGGACATGCGGCTGGACAAGAGCTGGCAGTTCCAGAGCTGGACCCTGGGGGTCTACCTGGACGTGCAGAACCTCTACAACGCGGAGAACGTCGAGTTCACCTTCAATGACTACCGGCAGCGCCGCGAGTACGAGGTGCCCGGCATCCCCATCCTTCCCGTGGTGGGCGTGAAAGGAAGCTTCTGA
- a CDS encoding endonuclease/exonuclease/phosphatase family protein: MDLRIASYNILADAYVKPEWFPHTPADLLRPRSRHALLARRIVGLDADIVCLQEVEPDSFAALQEALAPRGYAGVMAQKQQGRPDGCAVFHRLERSPGHRVHYFSDRLEDGRISGHLALVVDFDVGGERLRVACTHLRWDRPDRPVEQHQGMQQATELIDALLRKDPEALWVVCGDFNARPGEPLVQAFEAAGLLDAYAERHQPTCNVNGAPKAIDFLFHSSALRASPDRLPALDARTPMPSEQEPSDHLPISARLLR, from the coding sequence GTGGACCTTCGAATCGCCTCGTACAACATCCTGGCGGACGCCTACGTCAAACCCGAGTGGTTCCCGCACACACCCGCGGACCTGCTCCGGCCGCGAAGCCGCCACGCGTTGCTGGCACGCCGCATCGTGGGGCTGGACGCGGACATCGTCTGCCTTCAGGAGGTGGAACCCGACAGCTTCGCCGCGCTCCAGGAGGCGCTGGCGCCGCGCGGGTACGCGGGGGTGATGGCCCAGAAGCAGCAAGGCCGCCCCGATGGCTGCGCGGTGTTCCACCGCCTGGAGCGAAGTCCCGGCCACCGGGTCCATTACTTCAGCGACCGGCTGGAGGACGGGCGCATCTCCGGGCATCTGGCGCTGGTCGTGGACTTCGACGTCGGTGGTGAGCGGCTGCGCGTGGCCTGCACGCACCTGCGCTGGGATCGGCCCGACAGGCCCGTGGAACAACACCAGGGCATGCAGCAGGCCACCGAACTCATCGACGCGTTGCTCCGGAAGGATCCGGAGGCCCTGTGGGTCGTGTGCGGCGACTTCAATGCCCGGCCAGGGGAGCCGCTGGTCCAGGCCTTCGAAGCGGCGGGGCTGCTCGATGCCTACGCGGAGCGGCACCAGCCGACCTGCAACGTGAACGGCGCGCCCAAGGCCATCGACTTCCTCTTCCATTCCAGCGCGCTGCGAGCCTCGCCAGACCGGCTGCCAGCGCTGGACGCGCGGACGCCGATGCCCTCGGAGCAGGAGCCCTCCGACCACCTGCCGATCTCCGCGCGACTGCTGCGCTAG
- a CDS encoding crotonase/enoyl-CoA hydratase family protein codes for MDGTYKSLRIEKAEGIAEVVLTGPGKGNAMGPDFWREMPEVLRALDADDAVRVVLVRGEGSHFTYGLDLMGMMESLGPLLTAESNLARERSQLLKLIGEMQQATEGVARCRKPVIAAVHGWCIGGGMDLIAACDFRYCSQDAKFSLREVKVGIVADLGALQRLPRIIGEGNTRELAYTGGDVDAARALRMGLVNEVFPSPEALLTEARATARRIADNPPLVIQGAKQVMEYCADKSIADGLRYVAVWNSAFLQSHDLTEAFSAFAERRPPRFEGR; via the coding sequence ATGGACGGCACGTACAAGTCGTTGCGCATCGAGAAGGCCGAAGGCATCGCCGAGGTGGTGCTCACCGGGCCGGGCAAGGGCAACGCCATGGGCCCCGACTTCTGGCGGGAGATGCCCGAGGTGCTCCGCGCGCTGGACGCCGACGACGCCGTGCGCGTGGTGCTGGTGCGCGGCGAGGGCAGCCACTTCACCTACGGCCTGGACCTGATGGGGATGATGGAGTCGCTCGGGCCGCTGCTCACCGCGGAGAGCAACCTGGCGAGGGAGCGCAGCCAGTTGCTCAAGCTGATTGGTGAGATGCAGCAGGCCACGGAAGGGGTGGCCCGGTGCAGGAAGCCCGTCATCGCCGCGGTGCACGGCTGGTGCATCGGCGGGGGCATGGACCTCATCGCCGCGTGTGACTTCCGCTACTGCTCGCAGGACGCGAAGTTCTCCCTGCGCGAGGTGAAGGTCGGCATCGTCGCGGACCTGGGCGCACTCCAGCGGCTGCCGCGCATCATCGGCGAGGGGAACACCCGCGAACTGGCCTACACCGGCGGCGACGTGGACGCGGCGCGAGCGCTGCGCATGGGCCTGGTCAACGAGGTCTTCCCCTCCCCCGAGGCCCTCCTCACGGAGGCGCGGGCGACGGCGCGGCGCATCGCGGACAACCCGCCGCTTGTCATCCAGGGCGCCAAGCAGGTGATGGAGTACTGCGCGGACAAGTCCATCGCGGACGGCCTGCGCTACGTGGCGGTGTGGAACTCGGCCTTCCTCCAGTCGCATGACCTGACGGAGGCCTTCTCCGCCTTCGCCGAGCGCCGTCCCCCCCGCTTCGAGGGGCGCTGA
- a CDS encoding LysR family transcriptional regulator — protein sequence MDDIAPPPAPRLDVRDLRVVLALASAGTTARASAVLHLTQPAVSRALLAAEERLGTRLFDRTARGLVPTPAGQELVAGATRLLVELGDLEHRVRAPAAPSIRLRLVCECYTAYHWLPSALVTLRKSLPGLHLSLAVEHTQDPVPALMAGELDVALLTTASVPRTGIETRPLFSDEIIFVVAASHPLASRRVLTREDLRENTLLTGQTPAAESQWFMTQVFGRERPRLRVERLPLTEAILDVARAGLGVAVLSEWITTPHLGRGDLVVKRLASGPLRRPWRMAWRKEVGDAALRLLAALESTVPRGLAVG from the coding sequence ATGGATGACATTGCTCCGCCCCCTGCCCCCCGCCTCGACGTGCGCGACCTGCGCGTGGTGCTGGCCCTGGCCTCCGCCGGGACCACGGCCCGTGCCTCGGCGGTCCTGCACCTCACACAGCCGGCGGTGAGCCGCGCGCTGCTCGCGGCGGAGGAGCGGCTGGGCACGCGCCTCTTCGACCGGACAGCTCGCGGGCTGGTGCCCACGCCCGCGGGACAGGAGCTCGTCGCGGGCGCCACGCGGCTGCTGGTGGAGCTGGGCGACCTGGAGCACCGCGTGCGCGCGCCGGCGGCGCCGTCCATCCGCCTGCGGCTCGTCTGCGAGTGCTACACGGCCTATCACTGGCTGCCCTCCGCGCTGGTGACGCTGCGCAAGAGCCTGCCGGGCCTCCACCTCTCCCTGGCGGTGGAGCACACCCAGGACCCGGTCCCGGCCCTGATGGCGGGCGAGCTCGACGTGGCACTCCTCACGACGGCGTCCGTCCCCCGCACCGGGATCGAGACGCGGCCGCTCTTCTCCGATGAGATCATCTTCGTGGTGGCCGCGTCGCACCCGCTGGCGTCCCGGCGGGTGCTCACCCGGGAGGACCTCCGCGAGAACACGCTGCTGACGGGGCAGACGCCCGCGGCGGAATCCCAGTGGTTCATGACGCAGGTCTTCGGCCGCGAGCGGCCCCGGCTCCGCGTGGAGCGGTTGCCGCTCACCGAGGCCATCCTCGACGTGGCCCGCGCGGGGCTTGGAGTCGCGGTGCTCTCCGAGTGGATCACCACCCCGCACCTGGGCAGGGGCGACCTCGTCGTGAAGCGGCTGGCGTCAGGCCCCCTGCGCCGGCCCTGGCGGATGGCATGGCGGAAGGAGGTCGGCGACGCCGCGCTCCGCCTCCTCGCCGCGCTCGAGTCCACGGTGCCCCGGGGGCTCGCCGTGGGCTGA
- a CDS encoding glutathione binding-like protein, with the protein MQLYFSPLSCSAATRICLYEAGAEAVFTEVDRKTKRTPDGRDYLEVNPLGLVPTLRTDDGDLLTENASILQYLAGALPHAGLAPDDSRGRVRLQQWLSFVGTELHKATFSPLLDAEAPEGAKGYALGKATARLAYLEQHLTGREFLLERFSVADAYLVTVLGWSVATPIDLKKWPAISAYLARLQERPSVAKAFSEERRLYGARLEKLKPRA; encoded by the coding sequence ATGCAGCTCTACTTCTCCCCGCTGTCCTGCTCGGCCGCGACGCGCATCTGCCTGTACGAGGCGGGCGCGGAGGCGGTGTTCACCGAGGTCGACAGGAAGACGAAGCGCACGCCCGACGGCCGCGACTACCTGGAGGTGAATCCGCTGGGGCTCGTCCCCACGTTGCGCACCGACGACGGCGACCTGCTCACGGAGAACGCCTCCATCCTGCAATACCTGGCCGGGGCGCTGCCCCACGCGGGCCTCGCGCCCGACGACAGCCGGGGGCGAGTGCGGCTCCAGCAGTGGCTGTCCTTCGTCGGGACGGAGCTGCACAAGGCGACCTTCTCCCCGCTCCTCGACGCGGAGGCGCCCGAAGGCGCGAAGGGCTATGCCCTGGGGAAGGCGACTGCCCGGCTCGCGTACCTGGAGCAACACCTCACCGGACGCGAGTTCCTGCTGGAGCGCTTCAGCGTCGCGGATGCGTACCTGGTGACGGTGCTGGGCTGGAGCGTGGCGACTCCCATCGACCTGAAGAAGTGGCCCGCGATCAGCGCCTACCTCGCGCGCCTGCAGGAGCGGCCCAGCGTCGCGAAGGCCTTCTCCGAGGAGCGCAGGCTCTACGGGGCGCGGCTCGAGAAGCTCAAGCCGCGCGCGTGA
- a CDS encoding DUF72 domain-containing protein — protein sequence MGEHFPTTGTHLERYARVLPAVEINSSFYRPHRPATYARWRDSVPETFRFAVKVPKVITHELRLRDVHEPLDRFLGEAGHLEAKLGGLLVQLPPSLQHEPGTARAFFQALRERTAVDVVCEPRHRTWFTDEARRVLEDARIRYVKADPLAVSAPEPPDAEVVYYRLHGSPKMYYSAYSQAFLEALAKEISGHEQAGRRVWCIFDNTAEGAALPNALSLLRLDGQPVTR from the coding sequence GTGGGCGAGCACTTCCCCACGACGGGCACCCACCTGGAGCGCTATGCGCGCGTCCTGCCCGCGGTGGAGATCAACTCCTCCTTCTACCGGCCGCACCGGCCCGCCACCTACGCCCGCTGGAGGGACAGCGTCCCGGAGACGTTCCGCTTCGCGGTGAAGGTCCCCAAGGTCATCACCCACGAGCTGCGCTTGCGCGACGTGCACGAGCCGCTCGATCGCTTCCTGGGCGAGGCGGGCCACCTGGAGGCGAAGCTGGGGGGCCTGCTGGTGCAGTTGCCGCCCAGCCTCCAGCACGAGCCCGGGACGGCCCGCGCCTTCTTCCAGGCCCTGCGGGAACGGACCGCGGTCGACGTCGTCTGCGAGCCCAGGCACCGGACCTGGTTCACGGACGAGGCCCGGCGCGTGCTGGAGGACGCACGCATCCGCTACGTCAAAGCGGATCCGCTCGCGGTGAGCGCACCCGAGCCACCGGACGCGGAGGTCGTCTACTACCGGCTGCACGGCTCGCCGAAGATGTATTACTCTGCGTACTCCCAGGCGTTCCTGGAGGCGCTGGCCAAGGAGATCTCCGGCCACGAGCAGGCCGGCCGGCGCGTGTGGTGCATCTTCGACAACACGGCGGAGGGCGCCGCCCTCCCGAACGCGCTGTCCTTGCTGCGCCTCGACGGGCAGCCGGTGACACGCTGA
- a CDS encoding class I SAM-dependent methyltransferase has translation MSPQEYATAFRLLAASARHPQNIHQIVTERLLPKLPVRPTLLDVGAGAGTVAERLAPYFDSLTLLEPNPEQSARFHHEKAKVLPVSLERYESQERYDLIICSHVMYHVPVSEWSGFIDRLLGFVRPGGTCLMVMAAARGPTHAMCREFSDTLYFSEHVVAEVQRKQLPQETLATMSGFAANTAEEMETLCRFLVLEGCFTAEQLADMSPDAWSKLDARIRAHAERCRQPDGTYRLEQDEDVILIPR, from the coding sequence ATGTCACCGCAGGAGTACGCCACGGCGTTCCGCCTGCTTGCGGCGTCCGCGAGGCATCCGCAAAACATCCACCAGATCGTCACGGAGCGGCTGCTGCCGAAGCTTCCCGTGCGCCCCACCCTGCTGGACGTCGGCGCGGGGGCAGGCACGGTGGCGGAGCGGCTCGCGCCGTATTTCGATTCGCTCACCCTGCTCGAACCCAATCCCGAGCAGAGCGCCCGCTTTCATCACGAGAAGGCGAAGGTCCTCCCGGTCTCCCTGGAGCGGTACGAATCACAGGAGCGGTATGACCTGATCATCTGCTCACACGTCATGTACCACGTGCCTGTCTCCGAATGGAGCGGCTTCATTGACAGACTGCTCGGCTTCGTGCGCCCGGGAGGGACCTGTCTGATGGTGATGGCCGCCGCCCGGGGGCCGACGCATGCGATGTGCCGTGAGTTCTCCGACACCCTGTACTTCAGCGAGCATGTCGTCGCCGAAGTGCAACGGAAGCAGCTGCCCCAGGAGACGCTCGCGACGATGAGCGGGTTCGCCGCGAACACCGCTGAGGAGATGGAGACGCTCTGCCGCTTCCTCGTGCTGGAAGGATGCTTCACGGCCGAGCAGCTGGCGGATATGAGCCCGGACGCGTGGAGCAAGCTCGATGCGCGAATCCGCGCGCATGCCGAGCGTTGCCGGCAGCCTGACGGAACGTACCGGCTGGAGCAGGACGAGGACGTGATCCTCATCCCCCGGTAG
- a CDS encoding peptidoglycan-binding protein: MSRIQSQPFSFFTPSSAMGATRSTPAQCPPGAQVGPQPAPPRNVVRDAFESAVNGEAMRRLQGLAKPVTVAAQGPLPTPQPTGGPPSLTDATGVGDIVSNQSDKGQEGPVTRLQKFLEGAGYLDMGNAAYGTFGNKSQAAVKDFQTAEGITPADGKLSPATVAAMQRPQHPATDSTMRVLADAYAPQLGRPMSPLEPGKDGAMVQRFERGTLTRMPGGEVRVQDLSGKNLVPPTPPSTVSTLEEAKALHVAQWGEAGYKDFNDASEYYGGNDCGPTSVVIAAAAVGAMEHPDAAGAGEAIDGVRDNILDYDSNTSVTMTVDQVAEGVTEAGAVATLVRKNKVDVAAVDDALSRGHPVILGGNPFGNDPKHQAWGPTASAADNYLMDHNFGGHWVTVTGKTESGNYLVNDPLCPKGPIEVTPEQMAEYVDGNLGMVEVSPKPVPVS; encoded by the coding sequence ATGTCGCGCATCCAGAGCCAGCCGTTTTCGTTCTTCACGCCGTCGTCCGCCATGGGCGCCACGCGGAGCACGCCCGCGCAGTGCCCGCCGGGGGCCCAGGTGGGGCCGCAGCCGGCGCCCCCGCGCAACGTCGTTCGCGACGCCTTCGAGAGCGCGGTGAACGGCGAGGCGATGCGGCGGCTGCAGGGGCTGGCGAAGCCGGTGACCGTGGCCGCGCAGGGCCCGCTCCCCACGCCCCAGCCGACGGGCGGCCCGCCGTCACTGACCGACGCCACGGGCGTGGGCGACATCGTCTCCAACCAGTCCGACAAGGGCCAGGAGGGCCCCGTCACGCGCCTGCAGAAGTTCCTCGAGGGCGCGGGCTACCTGGACATGGGAAACGCCGCCTACGGCACCTTCGGGAACAAGTCCCAGGCGGCCGTGAAGGACTTCCAGACGGCGGAGGGCATCACTCCCGCGGATGGCAAGCTGAGCCCGGCCACGGTGGCCGCCATGCAGCGCCCGCAGCACCCGGCCACGGACTCCACGATGCGCGTCCTGGCGGACGCCTACGCGCCGCAGCTCGGGCGGCCCATGAGCCCGCTGGAGCCGGGCAAGGATGGCGCCATGGTGCAGCGGTTCGAGCGCGGCACCCTGACCCGCATGCCGGGCGGCGAGGTGCGGGTGCAGGACCTGTCCGGCAAGAACCTGGTGCCGCCCACGCCCCCGAGCACCGTCTCGACGCTGGAGGAGGCGAAGGCCCTCCACGTCGCCCAGTGGGGGGAGGCCGGCTACAAGGACTTCAACGACGCCAGCGAGTACTACGGCGGCAACGACTGCGGGCCGACCTCGGTGGTCATCGCGGCGGCGGCCGTGGGCGCGATGGAGCATCCGGACGCGGCCGGGGCGGGAGAGGCCATCGACGGCGTGCGTGACAACATCCTCGACTACGACTCCAACACGTCCGTCACGATGACCGTGGACCAGGTCGCCGAGGGCGTGACGGAGGCGGGCGCCGTGGCCACGCTCGTGCGCAAGAACAAGGTCGACGTGGCGGCCGTGGACGATGCGCTCTCGCGCGGGCACCCCGTCATCCTCGGAGGCAATCCCTTCGGCAACGACCCCAAGCACCAGGCCTGGGGGCCCACGGCGAGCGCCGCGGACAACTACCTGATGGACCACAACTTCGGGGGGCACTGGGTGACGGTGACGGGCAAGACGGAGTCCGGCAACTACCTCGTCAATGATCCGCTCTGCCCCAAGGGCCCCATCGAGGTGACGCCGGAGCAGATGGCCGAGTACGTGGACGGCAACCTCGGCATGGTGGAGGTGAGTCCCAAGCCCGTGCCCGTGTCGTGA
- a CDS encoding methyltransferase codes for MKNTPDANPSPTQQLHAAITSYWRTQVIGTVARLGIADLLAGGPRDSDSLAAELSVHPGALFRLMRGGLTVGIFESVSERTFALTPMGEGLRSNVPGSLREMAITQSAPAHWLPWGLLPEAVRTGKSPVQAALGSDVWGHFARNPEEAGYFAQAMGNLSALVASEVTHHIDFAPFARVADIGGSHGDLLAHVLATHPSCRGILFDLAQVAEGAKTALESRGLAHRVDVVAGSFFEPGIPPAEAYLLKHILHDWEDDASLTLLRRLHEAAPSGARLFVLELVIPDNRTPDPTHLIDLNMLVVADGRERTTDEFRALLAATSWKVERITPTRSGVSIIEAVKA; via the coding sequence ATGAAGAACACGCCCGACGCGAATCCCTCTCCCACGCAGCAACTCCACGCAGCCATCACCAGTTACTGGCGCACCCAGGTCATTGGCACCGTGGCCCGGCTGGGCATCGCGGACCTGCTCGCGGGAGGCCCCCGCGACAGTGATTCACTGGCGGCCGAGTTGAGCGTCCACCCGGGCGCCCTGTTCCGGCTGATGCGCGGCGGCCTCACCGTCGGAATCTTCGAGTCCGTCTCCGAGCGGACCTTCGCGCTGACTCCAATGGGCGAAGGGCTGCGCTCGAACGTCCCTGGCTCGCTGAGGGAGATGGCCATCACCCAGAGCGCCCCGGCGCACTGGTTGCCCTGGGGCCTGCTCCCCGAGGCGGTCCGCACTGGCAAGTCCCCGGTGCAGGCCGCCCTCGGCTCGGACGTCTGGGGACACTTCGCCCGGAACCCCGAGGAGGCGGGTTACTTCGCCCAGGCCATGGGCAACCTGTCCGCCCTGGTGGCCAGCGAGGTGACGCACCACATCGACTTCGCCCCCTTCGCCCGCGTGGCGGACATCGGAGGAAGCCACGGCGATCTGCTCGCGCACGTGCTGGCCACCCATCCCTCCTGCCGGGGCATCCTCTTCGACCTGGCCCAGGTCGCCGAGGGCGCGAAGACGGCGCTGGAGTCCCGAGGCCTCGCCCACCGGGTGGACGTGGTGGCCGGGAGCTTCTTCGAGCCCGGCATTCCCCCCGCCGAAGCCTACCTGCTCAAACACATCCTCCATGACTGGGAGGATGACGCCTCCCTCACCCTCCTGCGCCGGCTCCACGAAGCGGCTCCCTCCGGGGCCCGGCTCTTCGTGCTGGAGCTGGTGATCCCAGACAACCGGACGCCGGACCCGACCCACCTCATCGACCTCAACATGCTGGTGGTCGCCGACGGGCGCGAGCGCACCACGGATGAGTTCCGCGCGCTGCTCGCCGCGACCTCCTGGAAGGTGGAGCGCATCACCCCCACCCGGAGCGGGGTCAGCATCATCGAGGCAGTGAAGGCCTGA